Proteins encoded by one window of Salmonirosea aquatica:
- a CDS encoding nuclear transport factor 2 family protein: MKKIVITLLMGALMTRVSFAQKSNKGMEMEVKKTVMAFNEAAAHRDLEALNSVLHPDYRVMANRFRGTPGTTLITREAYLGMMKDGKVGGASYESEFRQISVSAHTAMVEISLKGNGTSSMHKYLFLVQNSQNEWQVISDLPLVVD; the protein is encoded by the coding sequence ATGAAAAAGATCGTAATCACGCTGCTAATGGGCGCCTTGATGACTAGGGTGTCCTTCGCACAAAAAAGCAACAAAGGAATGGAAATGGAAGTGAAAAAGACGGTGATGGCTTTCAACGAAGCTGCCGCCCACCGCGACCTTGAAGCGCTCAACTCCGTGCTTCATCCCGATTACCGAGTGATGGCCAATCGCTTCCGGGGTACACCGGGTACTACCTTGATTACCCGGGAAGCCTACCTCGGCATGATGAAGGATGGAAAAGTAGGAGGTGCCTCCTACGAGTCGGAGTTCAGACAAATCAGCGTGTCGGCTCACACGGCTATGGTGGAGATATCACTCAAAGGCAACGGCACATCAAGCATGCATAAGTACCTGTTTTTGGTCCAGAATTCCCAGAATGAATGGCAGGTAATTAGCGACCTACCTTTGGTCGTAGACTGA
- a CDS encoding Crp/Fnr family transcriptional regulator, giving the protein MGDNLKNVLTGVGAIPDADWELFHSILREERITKNEFLLTEGKVCPGIYFLVQGCLRTYRLIDGKEVNTAFHFENDFVCELESLSTGTPSHKFIQTLEDSRTIFIPKAQLIGLYQNSTSFQELGRKILEQVAITEQKYSSLFTLYSPQDRYAYILENYPHLIQRVPLQYLASYLGIARETLSRIRKRMA; this is encoded by the coding sequence ATGGGGGATAATCTCAAAAATGTTCTGACTGGGGTTGGAGCAATTCCTGATGCAGATTGGGAGCTTTTTCACTCAATTTTAAGGGAGGAACGGATAACCAAAAATGAATTCCTGCTGACAGAAGGGAAAGTCTGTCCGGGGATTTATTTTTTGGTACAGGGTTGCCTGAGAACCTACCGGCTGATAGACGGAAAGGAAGTCAATACCGCCTTTCACTTTGAGAACGATTTTGTCTGTGAGCTGGAAAGTCTTTCTACAGGTACCCCTTCCCACAAGTTTATCCAAACACTGGAAGATTCCCGAACGATTTTTATTCCGAAAGCCCAACTGATCGGCCTGTACCAAAACTCGACTTCTTTTCAGGAACTGGGCCGTAAGATTCTGGAACAGGTAGCCATCACCGAACAGAAATATTCTTCGCTTTTTACCCTTTATTCCCCGCAGGACCGCTACGCCTATATTCTCGAAAACTACCCCCACCTCATTCAGCGCGTTCCTTTACAGTACCTGGCTTCCTATCTGGGCATAGCCCGCGAGACCCTGAGTCGTATCAGAAAAAGAATGGCCTGA
- a CDS encoding acetylxylan esterase, with product MRNRSLPLLLLIFCLYLNPGLAQPVERFVKVIVAPDRTDWTYKPGDKAKFTISVLQSGNPVKNTLVRYEIGPEKMPATVKETKTLANGTISVEGGTMKDPGFLRCIAIAEVDGVEYRGLGTAGFGPENIQPTATDPADFDTFWSEGKADLAKIPLDAKMTLLPERCTETVNVYHVNIRNYGNSRLYGILAMPKKEGRYPAILHVPGAGVRPYFGDIANAEQGIITLQIGIHGVPVTMDAGVYDDLRAGALSNYQNFNLDDKDRFYYKRVYLGCVRANDFLTSLPQFDGSNLAVTGGSQGGALSIVTAALDSRVKGLGAFYPALSDVTGYLHGRAGGWPHYFAGSSRDFNDKKDKIATTAYYDVVNFARRVKIPGQYSWGFNDETCPPTSMYAAYNVITAPKSLYLALDTGHWTYPEQRDLMNGWLLKHLKGE from the coding sequence ATGCGAAATCGCTCCCTGCCCTTACTGCTCCTTATCTTTTGCCTATACCTTAACCCGGGCCTGGCCCAGCCCGTCGAACGTTTCGTCAAAGTCATTGTGGCACCCGACCGCACGGATTGGACCTATAAGCCCGGCGATAAAGCCAAATTCACCATCAGTGTGTTGCAAAGTGGCAACCCCGTGAAAAATACTCTGGTGCGCTACGAGATCGGTCCCGAAAAAATGCCCGCTACCGTGAAAGAAACCAAAACGCTGGCGAATGGTACCATTTCGGTAGAGGGTGGCACGATGAAAGATCCTGGCTTCCTGCGCTGTATCGCCATCGCCGAAGTAGACGGTGTGGAGTACCGGGGGCTGGGTACCGCAGGTTTCGGGCCGGAGAATATCCAACCCACCGCCACGGATCCTGCCGACTTTGATACATTCTGGTCGGAGGGTAAAGCCGATTTGGCCAAAATACCCCTGGATGCGAAAATGACGCTGCTACCTGAGCGCTGCACCGAAACGGTCAATGTCTATCATGTGAATATCCGAAACTATGGCAATTCGCGGCTGTACGGGATTCTGGCCATGCCCAAAAAAGAGGGAAGGTACCCTGCTATTCTGCACGTACCCGGCGCGGGGGTTCGTCCTTACTTTGGTGACATAGCCAACGCCGAACAAGGCATCATCACGCTTCAGATCGGTATTCACGGGGTACCCGTCACAATGGATGCGGGCGTCTACGACGACCTGCGCGCCGGCGCCCTGAGCAACTACCAGAATTTCAACCTCGACGATAAAGACCGGTTTTACTACAAGCGGGTGTACCTGGGCTGCGTGCGGGCCAATGATTTCCTGACCAGCCTGCCTCAGTTCGACGGGTCGAACCTGGCCGTAACGGGCGGTAGTCAGGGCGGGGCGCTGTCCATTGTGACGGCCGCGCTGGACAGCCGTGTAAAAGGGCTGGGCGCTTTTTACCCCGCGCTGAGCGACGTAACAGGTTATCTGCATGGACGGGCGGGTGGCTGGCCCCACTATTTCGCGGGTAGTAGCCGTGATTTTAATGACAAAAAGGACAAGATTGCCACGACGGCCTACTACGACGTCGTGAACTTCGCCCGGCGCGTGAAGATTCCGGGACAGTACTCCTGGGGATTCAACGACGAAACCTGCCCGCCTACCTCCATGTACGCAGCATACAACGTCATCACCGCGCCCAAATCGCTCTATCTGGCGCTGGACACCGGCCACTGGACCTACCCCGAGCAGCGGGATTTGATGAATGGTTGGCTGCTGAAGCACTTAAAGGGCGAATGA
- the abc-f gene encoding ribosomal protection-like ABC-F family protein, producing MANCFAIGCDYSLYKKEIMLLLQNLSYIHPNQDLLFEHINLTVNNHDKVALIGHNGAGKSTLLKIIAGELQPSYGQVLCDTKPYYIPQIFGQFNHLTVAQALQVENKLDALKKILTGDVSEENLNLLDDDWTIEERCAESMNYWQLTDLDLSQKMGTLSGGQKTKVVLAGISIHQPPLVLLDEPSNHLDSESRQLLYRFIQSTPSTLVVVSHDRKLLNSLDTICEMSKGGITRYGGNYDFYAEQKRIETNALNQDIQSREKALRKAKEKERETLQRQQKLDARGKKKQKKAGVARIMINTLRNNAENSTSKLKEVHAEKIGGLSNELRELRNELSDLDKMKFGFDNSALHRGKILFDTAKLNYKYGDDFLWQEDLTLQITSGERIALKGSNGSGKTTLIKLILGTLDPQIGTVYRAAGNSVYIDQDYSLIDNNLTVYEQAQRFNVSALQEHEIKIRLNRFLFAKEYWDKPNSTLSGGEKMRLMLCCLTINTQSPDLIVLDEPTNNLDIQNVEILTAAINEYQGTLIVVSHDEYFLEQINSQKEIRL from the coding sequence ATGGCCAACTGCTTTGCGATTGGCTGTGATTATTCACTCTACAAGAAAGAAATTATGCTTCTTTTACAAAATCTTTCCTATATACATCCCAACCAGGATTTACTGTTTGAACACATCAATCTTACAGTAAACAATCACGACAAAGTAGCCTTGATTGGCCACAACGGCGCGGGAAAATCTACCTTACTCAAAATAATTGCGGGTGAATTACAGCCTTCTTATGGGCAGGTACTATGCGACACGAAACCTTATTATATACCTCAAATTTTCGGTCAGTTTAATCATCTGACCGTGGCCCAGGCACTACAAGTAGAGAATAAACTGGATGCACTGAAAAAAATTCTCACTGGCGATGTATCGGAAGAGAATCTGAATTTGCTTGACGATGATTGGACTATCGAAGAGCGTTGTGCCGAATCCATGAACTATTGGCAATTGACCGATTTGGATTTATCCCAAAAAATGGGAACGTTGAGTGGCGGTCAGAAAACGAAGGTTGTTCTCGCGGGTATTTCCATCCATCAGCCCCCACTTGTTTTATTGGATGAACCGAGCAATCATTTAGACTCGGAAAGCAGGCAATTATTGTATCGCTTCATTCAATCCACCCCAAGTACCCTGGTCGTGGTGAGTCATGATCGGAAATTGTTGAATAGTCTGGATACCATTTGCGAAATGAGTAAAGGTGGTATCACTCGATATGGCGGTAACTATGATTTTTATGCTGAGCAAAAAAGAATAGAAACCAATGCCCTGAATCAGGATATACAAAGCCGGGAAAAGGCGCTGCGCAAAGCCAAAGAAAAAGAACGGGAAACCTTGCAACGACAACAAAAGTTGGATGCCCGGGGCAAGAAGAAACAGAAGAAAGCAGGCGTTGCCCGGATTATGATCAATACTTTACGGAACAACGCTGAAAATAGTACCTCCAAATTGAAAGAGGTTCACGCGGAGAAAATTGGCGGCCTTTCAAACGAACTACGCGAACTACGAAACGAATTGTCGGATCTTGACAAGATGAAATTTGGTTTTGACAATTCCGCGTTGCATCGGGGTAAAATACTATTCGATACTGCCAAACTTAATTATAAGTACGGAGATGACTTTCTATGGCAAGAAGACTTAACCCTTCAGATCACGAGTGGCGAGCGAATCGCCCTGAAAGGCTCGAATGGTTCGGGTAAAACAACGTTGATAAAACTCATATTAGGTACCCTAGATCCACAAATCGGAACGGTTTATCGAGCGGCAGGGAATTCAGTATACATAGATCAGGACTATTCGCTAATTGACAACAACCTGACTGTGTATGAACAAGCGCAAAGATTCAATGTTTCTGCCTTACAGGAACATGAAATCAAAATCAGGCTCAATCGATTTCTTTTCGCAAAAGAATATTGGGACAAACCGAATAGTACCCTGAGCGGTGGAGAGAAAATGCGCTTGATGTTGTGTTGCCTGACAATCAATACTCAGTCGCCAGACCTCATTGTACTTGACGAACCAACCAATAATCTGGACATTCAAAACGTAGAAATTCTGACCGCAGCCATCAACGAATATCAGGGTACCTTGATCGTTGTTTCACACGATGAGTACTTTTTGGAGCAAATAAATAGTCAAAAGGAAATCCGGCTTTGA
- a CDS encoding GyrI-like domain-containing protein, with translation MREQETIGEFKIIGIAVRTTNENGQATQEIPALWNRFISEGMAGRIPNKMGESLYCVYTDYVLDHTQPYTTILGYKVTTLATIPEGMVGKTIPEGKYVRYLSKGNLMEGAVIGTWHEI, from the coding sequence ATGAGAGAGCAGGAAACGATTGGGGAATTCAAAATAATCGGCATTGCAGTCAGGACCACCAACGAGAATGGGCAAGCCACTCAGGAAATACCGGCGCTCTGGAACCGGTTCATATCGGAAGGCATGGCCGGGAGAATCCCCAATAAAATGGGTGAATCGTTGTACTGTGTCTACACCGACTACGTCCTGGACCATACCCAGCCCTACACGACGATTCTGGGTTACAAGGTAACGACATTGGCTACGATTCCGGAGGGGATGGTGGGAAAAACAATTCCGGAGGGCAAGTACGTAAGGTACCTCTCAAAGGGAAACCTGATGGAAGGTGCGGTGATTGGTACCTGGCATGAAATCTAG
- a CDS encoding DUF1801 domain-containing protein, with translation MKELDHYFMQQEEPVRGCLLALREVILSANDSITPAWKWRLPFFYYKKKMLCYLSFHKKHKKPYLAIVEGRQIDHPALLAENRTRMKIMLIDPNEDLPMETIQAILQQALALY, from the coding sequence ATGAAGGAACTCGACCACTATTTTATGCAGCAAGAAGAACCCGTGCGCGGGTGTCTTCTTGCTTTGCGGGAGGTTATTCTCTCAGCGAATGACAGCATCACACCGGCATGGAAGTGGCGGTTGCCGTTTTTTTACTATAAAAAGAAAATGTTATGCTACCTTTCCTTTCATAAAAAACACAAGAAACCCTACCTGGCCATCGTCGAAGGAAGACAAATCGATCATCCGGCCCTATTGGCCGAAAATCGGACACGTATGAAGATTATGTTGATTGATCCGAACGAAGATTTGCCGATGGAAACGATTCAGGCTATTTTGCAGCAGGCACTGGCTTTGTATTAG
- a CDS encoding DUF6624 domain-containing protein, which yields MKKRAILSIVILLIANMAVAQLGEQYAGLIDTAWKYYENKEYLKSAQTYSKAFASAGDLGEITDRYNAACSWARANNADSAFVQLFRIARSGYYTNYRHMSTDSDLLTLHDDRRWAEVTALVKINQEKKEANYDKPLVAMLDTIFQIDQIYRKQIGDIQKKYGNDSKEMQAHWKKIMTADSINLIKIKKILDERGWLGDSVIGNQGNQTLFLVIQHADQKTREQYLPMMREAVRIGNAEASALALLEDRVALGQGKRQIYGSQIGYDNSGAYVLPLDDPDHVDERRQAVGLGKLQEYVSGWGITWNVEEYKKKLPELEKKNIQIN from the coding sequence ATGAAAAAGAGAGCAATTTTAAGCATTGTAATACTCCTAATCGCCAACATGGCTGTCGCTCAACTCGGTGAGCAATACGCCGGACTCATCGATACCGCCTGGAAGTATTATGAAAATAAGGAGTACCTCAAATCGGCCCAGACTTACTCCAAGGCTTTTGCTTCGGCAGGCGATCTTGGTGAAATCACCGATCGATACAATGCCGCTTGTTCGTGGGCGCGCGCCAATAATGCCGATTCGGCATTCGTCCAGTTGTTCAGGATTGCCCGCAGCGGCTACTACACAAATTATCGGCACATGAGCACCGACTCCGACTTGTTGACGCTACACGACGACCGCCGCTGGGCAGAAGTAACTGCGCTTGTAAAAATAAACCAGGAGAAGAAGGAAGCCAATTACGATAAACCATTGGTAGCCATGCTCGACACCATTTTTCAGATTGATCAAATCTATCGGAAGCAAATCGGAGATATTCAGAAAAAGTACGGAAACGATTCTAAAGAAATGCAGGCGCACTGGAAGAAAATCATGACCGCCGATTCAATCAATCTAATAAAAATCAAAAAAATACTGGATGAGCGAGGCTGGCTGGGCGACAGCGTAATTGGAAATCAGGGCAACCAAACGCTCTTCCTGGTAATTCAGCACGCCGATCAGAAAACTCGTGAGCAGTACCTACCCATGATGCGGGAAGCTGTCAGGATCGGAAACGCTGAAGCCAGCGCCTTAGCCCTGTTAGAAGATAGAGTGGCGTTGGGGCAGGGTAAGCGACAAATTTACGGGAGCCAGATAGGGTATGACAACAGCGGTGCCTACGTCCTGCCGCTTGACGACCCGGATCATGTAGATGAAAGGCGCCAAGCGGTCGGATTAGGAAAATTGCAAGAATATGTTTCCGGCTGGGGCATTACCTGGAATGTAGAGGAATATAAAAAGAAGTTGCCCGAGTTAGAAAAGAAGAATATCCAAATAAATTAA
- a CDS encoding efflux RND transporter permease subunit, with product MFANRFINRPILAIVISLVILLVGVLAIMSLPISQYPDITPPTVQITGTYTGADASTVEQTVTTPIETQVNGTPGMSYVSSTSTNDGRTSISAVFEVGTNVDIAALDLQNRVSVAAPQLPSEVTRLGLTVRKRNPSILMLVAMYSPENTHGVNFVSNYANIYVKDALLRVKGVGDIFSRADDFSMRVWLQPDKMAQLGLTSGEVISALQEQNLQVAVGSVGAPPQHNDQTFEYTVFTNSRLSSAEEFGEVIVRTRPNDGSLVYLKDVARVELGKFSYNSNSFVDGKRASYLLVYEAPGSNSLETAQGVYDAMDQLKKSFPNDLDYMVPFEAVSVVKVSIDEVVKTLIEALLLVILVVFLFLQSWRATLIPLLAIPVSIVGTFIFFIPLGFTINTLTMFGFVLAIGIVVDDAIVVVEAVQHYIDEEGISAKEATMKAMKDISGPVIAIALILAAVFVPVGFIPGIVGRLYQQFAITIAISVLLSAFVALTLTPALCAMLLRPMKLNKDSRGLNKFFYKFNTWFGRVTDHYSEGVKKSIRKAPLVLVGLVVLYLGTGLLFKTKPSGFIPLEDGGRLFLTYELPEAASTGRSIATLDTLMKILDNTPGINHYAGLGGLNVVTFASKSNSGTIFCQLDDWDERKADSLTVEGLAATLRKKVAGLKEANVVVITPPAIPGLGRTGGFSFVIEQRESNDDIKQFEKVVKNFTAAANQRDEISGAFSFFTAQTPGYQLDVDRAKVKQLGVSLSEVYSTLQTYLGSRYVNDFTIYGRNFRVVAQADTNFRANIDALGKYYVRNQGGQMVPISALVTHKMVESAPLISHYNLFRSTELNGNPAPGYSSGEAIEALREVAAEVLPIGYGYEFTGLSFEEINAGSSTLYIFGLSILFVFLFLAALYESWSVPFAVLLAVPIGAFGAIVTLTLFKSISNNIYAQIGLLTLIGLAAKNAILIVEFAKERVDQGESIRQAIMEAVRLRLRPIIMTSLAFILGVLPLAFSQGAGAAARQTIGWTVLGGMVAATLLAIFVVPVLFSSIGKIAYGRKDLEEEGEKVS from the coding sequence ATGTTTGCAAATCGCTTTATCAATCGGCCCATTCTGGCCATCGTTATTTCCTTAGTCATTCTGCTGGTAGGCGTTCTGGCCATTATGAGCCTGCCTATCAGTCAGTACCCCGACATCACACCTCCGACTGTACAGATTACAGGTACCTACACGGGTGCCGATGCCTCCACCGTGGAGCAGACCGTGACGACACCCATCGAAACCCAGGTGAATGGTACCCCCGGCATGAGTTACGTATCCAGCACCAGTACCAACGATGGCCGCACGTCCATCAGTGCCGTATTTGAGGTAGGTACCAACGTCGATATTGCGGCTCTGGATCTTCAGAACCGCGTAAGTGTGGCCGCGCCTCAGCTACCCAGTGAAGTAACCCGCCTGGGACTGACGGTTCGGAAGCGGAATCCCAGCATCCTGATGTTGGTGGCAATGTACTCACCCGAGAACACCCACGGGGTTAATTTCGTGAGCAACTACGCCAACATTTATGTGAAAGATGCCCTGCTACGCGTGAAAGGCGTGGGCGATATTTTCAGCCGGGCCGACGACTTCAGTATGCGGGTATGGCTGCAACCCGACAAAATGGCCCAGTTGGGCCTCACATCGGGGGAAGTTATTTCGGCCTTGCAGGAGCAGAATTTACAGGTTGCGGTGGGCTCGGTAGGTGCGCCGCCGCAGCATAACGATCAGACTTTTGAATATACCGTCTTCACCAACAGCCGCCTTTCGTCGGCAGAAGAATTCGGAGAAGTTATCGTCCGCACCCGTCCCAATGACGGGTCGCTGGTGTACCTTAAGGACGTGGCGCGGGTAGAACTGGGGAAGTTTAGCTATAACAGCAATTCGTTCGTGGATGGCAAGCGGGCCAGCTACCTGCTGGTGTACGAAGCGCCCGGCAGCAACAGCCTCGAAACTGCCCAGGGCGTATACGATGCGATGGATCAGTTGAAAAAATCCTTTCCTAACGACCTGGACTACATGGTACCCTTCGAGGCCGTTTCGGTGGTGAAGGTATCCATTGATGAGGTGGTTAAAACGTTGATAGAAGCCCTGTTGCTCGTAATTCTGGTGGTATTCCTCTTCCTGCAAAGCTGGCGGGCTACCCTCATCCCTCTGCTAGCCATTCCGGTGTCTATCGTGGGTACCTTCATCTTCTTCATTCCGCTGGGCTTTACCATCAATACGCTTACGATGTTCGGTTTTGTACTCGCCATCGGAATTGTGGTCGACGATGCCATTGTGGTGGTAGAAGCTGTGCAACACTACATCGATGAAGAGGGAATCTCGGCCAAAGAAGCTACCATGAAGGCCATGAAGGATATTTCCGGACCAGTCATCGCCATAGCTCTGATTCTGGCGGCGGTGTTCGTGCCGGTAGGTTTCATTCCGGGTATTGTGGGGCGGTTGTACCAGCAATTTGCCATCACCATTGCCATTTCGGTATTGCTCTCGGCTTTTGTGGCGCTTACGCTGACCCCCGCGCTGTGCGCCATGCTGCTGCGGCCCATGAAACTAAATAAAGACTCGCGGGGTCTGAATAAATTCTTTTACAAGTTTAATACCTGGTTTGGCCGGGTGACGGATCACTACTCAGAGGGTGTTAAAAAATCCATTCGCAAAGCTCCACTGGTGCTGGTAGGATTGGTGGTACTTTACCTGGGCACAGGGCTTCTTTTTAAAACCAAACCCAGCGGTTTTATCCCCTTGGAAGATGGAGGACGCTTGTTCTTGACCTACGAACTGCCTGAGGCCGCCTCAACGGGCCGCAGTATCGCTACCCTGGACACCCTGATGAAGATTCTGGACAACACGCCCGGAATCAATCACTATGCGGGTTTGGGCGGACTCAACGTGGTGACTTTTGCTTCCAAATCCAATAGCGGTACCATCTTCTGCCAGCTGGACGATTGGGACGAACGCAAGGCCGACTCACTTACCGTAGAAGGACTGGCGGCTACGCTCCGTAAAAAAGTAGCAGGCCTCAAAGAAGCCAACGTAGTGGTCATTACACCGCCCGCCATTCCCGGTCTGGGCCGCACGGGTGGGTTTAGTTTTGTGATCGAGCAACGCGAAAGCAACGACGACATCAAGCAGTTTGAGAAGGTAGTTAAGAATTTTACTGCCGCCGCCAACCAGCGTGACGAAATCAGCGGTGCCTTCTCGTTCTTTACCGCCCAAACTCCTGGCTACCAGCTCGACGTAGATAGGGCCAAGGTAAAGCAACTGGGCGTTTCGCTCTCGGAAGTATACAGTACCCTGCAAACCTACCTGGGGAGTCGTTATGTCAATGATTTTACAATTTATGGGCGTAATTTCCGAGTCGTAGCGCAGGCCGATACCAACTTCCGGGCTAATATCGATGCGTTGGGCAAGTACTACGTCCGCAACCAAGGTGGACAAATGGTACCTATCAGCGCGCTGGTGACGCACAAAATGGTGGAAAGCGCTCCGTTGATTTCGCACTACAACCTGTTCCGCTCCACTGAACTGAACGGTAATCCGGCTCCCGGCTACAGCAGTGGTGAGGCCATCGAAGCGCTGCGCGAGGTAGCAGCCGAGGTACTGCCGATCGGTTATGGCTACGAATTTACGGGACTGAGCTTCGAGGAAATCAACGCGGGGTCAAGTACCCTGTACATTTTTGGCCTATCCATTCTGTTTGTCTTTTTATTCCTGGCGGCTTTGTACGAAAGCTGGTCGGTACCCTTTGCGGTGCTGCTGGCGGTACCCATCGGGGCATTTGGAGCCATCGTCACGCTGACTTTGTTCAAGAGCATTTCCAACAACATCTACGCCCAGATTGGCCTCCTGACTCTCATTGGTCTGGCGGCTAAAAACGCCATTTTGATCGTGGAATTTGCCAAGGAACGGGTAGATCAGGGCGAATCAATCCGACAGGCCATCATGGAAGCTGTCCGACTGCGGCTTCGTCCCATCATCATGACCTCCCTGGCCTTTATTCTGGGGGTACTGCCGCTGGCTTTCTCACAGGGAGCAGGTGCTGCTGCCCGCCAAACCATCGGCTGGACCGTATTAGGCGGAATGGTCGCCGCCACCCTGCTGGCGATTTTTGTGGTACCCGTGTTGTTTTCGAGTATTGGAAAGATAGCTTATGGAAGGAAGGATTTGGAGGAAGAAGGGGAGAAGGTAAGCTAA
- a CDS encoding efflux RND transporter periplasmic adaptor subunit encodes MATLLACGGKEQKPQAPTTVPVATYRVERGEAISYDEYPATVTPLKVVEVRAMASGYVTGIYFEDGQRVRKGQKLYQIDQQQIQASVDQAQANLRVAESNERLAQKDAERYQELDRNEAIAKQVLDNALARLETAKLQVQAAKATVEQSRSGLKYTSVFAPISGTIGISQVQLGALVTSNQTLLNTLSTDDPMAVDFGVDQKEIVRFTRLLQQNKNPRDSTFQLSLPDGSTYPYAGRIGLIDRAVDAQTGTIRTRLVFPNTKNMLKAGMTVNVRVKTDGSSGNSLLIPKKALVEQMGEYFVYVVQGDSVIQQKVQTGADVRDQIVIRGGLEENTEIVTEGIQKLKNGAKISKAGTPAQSSSPAGTK; translated from the coding sequence ATGGCAACCCTTCTGGCCTGCGGTGGGAAAGAGCAAAAGCCCCAGGCGCCCACGACCGTTCCGGTGGCTACGTATAGGGTAGAACGGGGCGAAGCGATCTCCTACGACGAATACCCCGCCACCGTGACGCCTTTGAAAGTGGTGGAGGTACGTGCTATGGCAAGTGGCTACGTTACAGGTATTTATTTTGAGGATGGGCAACGGGTTCGTAAAGGACAGAAACTCTATCAGATCGACCAACAACAAATCCAGGCATCGGTAGATCAGGCTCAGGCCAACCTGCGGGTAGCGGAGTCTAACGAACGACTGGCGCAGAAAGATGCCGAGCGCTATCAGGAGCTCGACCGCAACGAGGCCATTGCCAAGCAGGTACTCGATAACGCGCTGGCTCGGCTCGAAACTGCCAAATTGCAGGTACAGGCGGCCAAAGCTACGGTAGAACAGTCGCGTTCGGGCTTGAAATATACTTCCGTTTTCGCGCCTATTTCGGGTACGATCGGTATTTCCCAGGTACAGCTGGGCGCGTTGGTTACCTCCAATCAGACGTTGCTGAACACTCTCTCAACCGACGACCCCATGGCTGTGGATTTCGGAGTGGATCAAAAGGAAATTGTACGGTTTACCCGCCTTCTGCAACAGAATAAGAATCCGCGTGACTCGACCTTCCAACTCAGTCTGCCCGACGGAAGTACCTACCCCTATGCCGGACGCATTGGACTGATCGACCGGGCCGTGGATGCCCAGACCGGAACGATCCGGACACGGCTTGTTTTTCCCAATACTAAGAATATGCTGAAAGCCGGGATGACTGTGAATGTGCGGGTAAAAACCGACGGCAGTAGTGGCAACTCCCTGTTGATTCCCAAAAAGGCCCTCGTGGAGCAGATGGGCGAGTACTTTGTGTACGTCGTGCAGGGTGATAGCGTGATCCAGCAGAAAGTTCAGACCGGCGCCGACGTGCGTGATCAGATTGTGATTCGCGGTGGTCTGGAAGAAAATACGGAAATCGTCACGGAAGGAATACAGAAATTGAAAAACGGGGCAAAAATTTCAAAAGCAGGTACCCCGGCACAAAGTTCCAGCCCGGCGGGTACCAAGTAA